One segment of Solanum stenotomum isolate F172 chromosome 1, ASM1918654v1, whole genome shotgun sequence DNA contains the following:
- the LOC125853366 gene encoding uncharacterized protein LOC125853366 yields the protein MRDFPSCFGETGVQVADFSSSGANKAAQNLVTCVYQCKLRGKSCLLNVTWSKNLMGQGLTIGIDDNTNQCLCKVDIKPWLFSKKKGSKTLEAYSRKIDVCWDLSSAKFGSAPEPLEGFYVCVVSERQMILLLGDMKKEAIKKTSATPAASGAVFIAKKEHMFGKKVFSTKAQFCDNGRVHDLVIECDTSGTSDPCLVIRVDSKPMMQVKRLKWKFRGNHTMLVDGLGVEVFWDVHNWLFSTSVGSAVFMFKTNISAEKLWATQPICDPQTLHWSWSQRFREAQSHDLGFSLFLYAWKNE from the coding sequence ATGAGGGATTTTCCTTCTTGTTTTGGGGAAACTGGGGTTCAAGTAGCTGATTTTTCATCATCAGGTGCTAATAAGGCTGCTCAGAATTTGGTAACTTGTGTTTATCAGTGTAAATTGCGTGGGAAATCTTGTTTGCTTAATGTTACTTGGAGTAAGAATTTGATGGGTCAAGGTCTTACTATTGGGATTGACGATAATACAAATCAGTGTCTCTGTAAGGTTGATATTAAGCCCTGGTTGTTTTCGAAGAAGAAAGGGTCAAAAACTTTAGAAGCATATTCTAGGAAAATTGATGTATGTTGGGATCTTTCGTCAGCGAAATTTGGATCTGCTCCTGAGCCATTGGAAGGATTCTATGTGTGTGTTGTTTCCGAAAGGCAAATGATTTTGCTTCTCGGTGATATGAAAAAAGAAGCTATCAAGAAAACAAGTGCCACCCCTGCTGCTTCTGGTGCTGTTTTTATTGCTAAGAAGGAGCATATGTTTGGTAAGAAGGTATTTAGCACTAAGGCTCAGTTTTGTGATAATGGTCGAGTCCATGATCTCGTGATTGAATGTGATACCAGTGGCACCAGTGACCCATGCCTTGTCATCCGCGTGGACAGTAAGCCAATGATGCAGGTAAAGAGGCTAAAGTGGAAGTTCCGTGGTAACCATACCATGTTGGTTGATGGCCTTGGCGTAGAAGTGTTTTGGGATGTCCATAACTGGCTTTTTAGCACATCCGTTGGAAGTGCCGTTTTCATGTTCAAGACCAACATTTCAGCAGAGAAATTATGGGCAACACAGCCCATATGCGATCCCCAAACACTACATTGGTCTTGGTCACAGAGATTCAGAGAGGCTCAGTCGCATGATCTTGGTTTCTCGCTCTTTTTATATGCTTGGAAAAACGAATAG
- the LOC125856179 gene encoding bifunctional phosphatase IMPL2, chloroplastic-like: MATISSTSLSDMELNRFTQIVIKAADAAAEVVRKYYSNAARFQFREKDGDGPVTCADRSGASHKTGWHNRDYALLPDQFIWVLDPIDGTSSFVGKDNCAFGILIGLVYHGKPIIRCIDQPILKLRWVGVKGKGTTINGQEVSTVDCCDMDKARVHLKVPNYNDDATKVGKRLFNGNCIVFGELASGFVDVMVDCALDPCDFLALVPVVEGADGIVTDWEGNELIWNASTPVPEGGFKIVATAGKTTHQHVISALSQ; the protein is encoded by the exons ATGGCTACAATCTCTAGCACATCATTGAGCGACATGGAGCTTAATCGTTTTACCCAAATTGTCATCAAAGCTGCTGATGCTGCTGCCGAAGTAGTACGTAAATACTACTCCAACGCCGCAAGATTCCAGTTCAGGGAAAAGGACGGCGACGGACCAGTCACCTGTGCCGACAGAAGCGGAGCAAGCCATA AAACTGGTTGGCACAATCGTGATTATGCGCTTCTTCCTGATCAATTTATATGGGTTTTGGACCCAATTGATGGGACTTCGAGTTTTGTGGGAAAAGATAATTGTGCTTTCGGCATTCTCATTGGGTTGGTTTATCATGGAAAGCCAATTATTAGGTGCATTGATCAGCCGATTCTGAAATTGAGATGGGTTGGGGTTAAGGGGAAAGGAACCACCATTAATGGCCAAGAAGTTTCTACAGTGGATTGTTGTGATATGGATAAAGCTAGGGTTCATCTGAAGGTGCCGAATTACAACGATGATGCGACGAAGGTGGGTAAGAGGTTGTTCAATGGGAACTGCATTGTTTTTGGTGAGTTAGCTTCGGGTTTTGTTGACGTTATGGTTGATTGTGCTCTTGATCCTTGCGATTTTCTTGCACTTGTTCCGGTGGTTGAGGGCGCTGACGGCATTGTTACTGATTGGGAAGGGAATGAGCTTATCTGGAATGCTTCAACTCCGGTGCCGGAAGGTGGGTTTAAGATTGTGGCAACTGCCGGAAAAACCACTCATCAACATGTAATTTCTGCACTTTCACAATGA